The Streptomyces sp. NBC_01689 genome includes a window with the following:
- a CDS encoding lipocalin-like domain-containing protein: protein MNPDELRENLVGAWRLVSYRATAVDDGEVVEPFGPRPQGLITYTPSGHMSAQIMRPLRPRFRRGRLEEGLPEELAAAAVGYLAYGGTYEVPEDDLVVHHVEVSLFPNWVGTALTRVAARDGGTLRLSLREPALIWGTLRTGVLVWERV from the coding sequence ATGAACCCCGATGAACTGCGCGAGAACCTCGTCGGCGCCTGGCGCCTGGTGTCGTACCGGGCCACCGCCGTCGACGACGGCGAGGTCGTCGAGCCCTTCGGCCCGCGGCCCCAGGGCCTCATCACGTACACGCCGAGCGGTCACATGTCGGCCCAGATCATGCGGCCGCTGCGCCCCCGTTTCCGTCGGGGACGCCTGGAGGAGGGACTGCCCGAGGAACTGGCCGCGGCGGCCGTCGGCTACCTGGCCTACGGCGGGACCTACGAGGTTCCCGAGGACGACCTCGTGGTCCACCACGTGGAGGTCAGCCTGTTCCCCAACTGGGTGGGCACCGCCCTGACCAGGGTCGCCGCCCGGGACGGCGGCACACTCCGGCTGTCCCTGCGCGAACCCGCCCTGATCTGGGGCACCCTCCGCACGGGCGTCCTCGTCTGGGAACGCGTCTGA
- a CDS encoding TetR/AcrR family transcriptional regulator, with the protein MGHSQAAKAESRDRVLRITARRIREEGLTRPGVAELMSEAGLTHGGFYKHFSSRDDLMRQAAALALVDGESKMARAARRNSEEPRTGLIDSYLSARHRDAPGTGCAVVTLGAAAGRGEAEMKEAYEKQVRSYLELISGTADGDDSDEAQADAMLTLSAMVGALLMSRAVADPELSDQLLRTVAARLKGTPVES; encoded by the coding sequence ATGGGTCACTCCCAGGCAGCCAAGGCGGAGTCGCGCGACCGGGTCCTGCGGATCACCGCCCGCCGTATCCGTGAGGAGGGACTGACCCGCCCCGGCGTCGCGGAGCTTATGAGCGAGGCCGGCCTGACCCATGGCGGGTTCTACAAGCACTTCTCCTCGCGGGACGACCTGATGCGCCAGGCCGCCGCCCTCGCCCTGGTCGACGGGGAGAGCAAGATGGCGCGGGCCGCCCGCCGCAACAGCGAGGAGCCCCGCACCGGGCTGATCGACTCCTATCTCAGCGCGCGCCACCGTGACGCTCCGGGCACGGGCTGCGCCGTCGTGACGCTCGGCGCCGCGGCGGGCCGCGGCGAGGCCGAGATGAAGGAGGCGTACGAGAAGCAGGTACGGAGCTATCTGGAGCTGATCAGCGGGACGGCGGACGGCGACGACTCGGACGAGGCGCAGGCGGACGCCATGCTCACGCTGAGCGCGATGGTCGGCGCGCTGCTGATGTCGAGGGCGGTCGCCGACCCGGAGCTCTCCGACCAGCTGCTGCGGACGGTCGCCGCGCGGCTCAAGGGCACACCCGTGGAGTCCTGA
- a CDS encoding helix-turn-helix transcriptional regulator, translated as MALRPVLGGLAACAAVLGDLDAAETALAEYRGLPALAPGLLSAGEERLGDAWLLAARGHLGEARSLLTAAADLARTTGHVTGEALLLTGVARLGGARDVADRLAGLAHECDGALARARARLAAALAEDEPGPLGQAADACQAVGADLLAAEAATAAAAAWRRAHASRRAAAVTHRAGAAPARCEGARTPLLATARAAEPLTAREHEIALLASAGNASKDIAGILALSVRTVDNHLQRAYAKLGVTTRRELARTLRAVPAGESPHPPRRRT; from the coding sequence ATGGCCCTGCGTCCGGTACTGGGCGGCCTCGCCGCCTGTGCCGCCGTACTGGGGGACCTGGACGCGGCCGAGACCGCGCTCGCCGAGTACCGGGGCCTGCCGGCGCTGGCACCGGGCCTGTTGTCCGCGGGCGAGGAACGACTGGGCGACGCATGGCTGCTGGCCGCCCGCGGGCACCTCGGGGAGGCCCGGTCCCTGCTGACCGCCGCCGCCGACCTCGCCCGTACCACCGGCCATGTCACCGGAGAGGCGCTGCTGCTGACCGGCGTCGCCCGTCTCGGCGGAGCCAGGGACGTGGCGGACCGGCTGGCCGGACTCGCCCACGAGTGCGACGGGGCGCTCGCCCGGGCCCGGGCCCGGCTGGCGGCGGCGCTCGCCGAGGACGAACCGGGCCCGCTCGGTCAGGCCGCGGATGCGTGCCAGGCCGTCGGCGCGGACCTGCTGGCCGCCGAGGCGGCCACGGCGGCCGCGGCCGCCTGGCGCCGGGCACACGCTTCCCGCCGCGCCGCGGCGGTCACCCACCGGGCGGGCGCGGCGCCGGCCCGCTGCGAGGGCGCACGCACACCGCTGCTGGCCACCGCCCGCGCCGCCGAGCCGCTCACCGCCCGGGAGCACGAGATCGCCCTGCTCGCCTCGGCGGGCAACGCCAGCAAGGACATCGCGGGCATCCTGGCCCTGTCCGTGCGCACCGTCGACAACCATCTCCAGCGCGCGTACGCCAAACTCGGCGTCACCACCCGGCGCGAACTGGCCCGGACACTGCGTGCGGTGCCCGCGGGCGAGTCCCCGCACCCCCCGCGCCGTCGGACGTGA
- a CDS encoding AAA family ATPase, whose protein sequence is MRDGVGRWPLVGRGPELDAFAAALSDPARRGFVVGGPAGVGRSRLAEECLDRAAAAGFRTGRATASAAAGAVPLGAIAHLLPAGVDLSDPVAGFAAVVKALAAGPGQRRRVLLVDDLHLLDAASAVLLRQLMDAAAILLIGTVRTGEPHGKAVTALRGGDEVSRVDLTVLPPERTESLLHTVLGGPVDRRTVHELALAGGGNVLYLRELVLGALAARDLTEDGEIWHLREGRLPGTARLTEVIDARLAAAATAGHPVLELLAL, encoded by the coding sequence ATGCGGGATGGGGTGGGCCGATGGCCGTTGGTGGGTCGTGGTCCGGAACTCGACGCCTTCGCGGCCGCGTTGTCGGATCCGGCGCGCCGCGGGTTCGTGGTGGGCGGTCCGGCCGGGGTGGGCAGGTCGCGGCTCGCGGAGGAGTGCCTGGACCGGGCCGCGGCGGCGGGATTCCGGACGGGGCGGGCCACGGCGAGCGCCGCGGCGGGCGCGGTGCCGCTCGGCGCGATTGCGCATCTGCTGCCCGCCGGGGTCGACCTCTCCGACCCGGTGGCCGGGTTCGCCGCCGTGGTGAAGGCACTGGCGGCCGGTCCGGGACAGCGGCGACGGGTGCTGCTGGTCGACGACCTGCATCTGCTGGACGCGGCTTCGGCGGTGCTGTTGCGGCAGTTGATGGACGCCGCCGCGATCCTGCTGATCGGCACCGTCCGCACCGGTGAACCGCACGGCAAGGCGGTCACCGCGCTGCGCGGCGGTGACGAGGTCTCCAGGGTCGATCTGACCGTGCTGCCCCCGGAGCGGACGGAATCCCTGCTGCACACCGTGCTGGGCGGCCCGGTCGACCGGCGCACGGTGCACGAACTCGCCCTCGCCGGCGGCGGCAACGTGCTCTACCTGCGCGAACTGGTCCTCGGGGCGCTGGCCGCCCGGGACCTGACCGAGGACGGGGAGATCTGGCACCTGCGCGAGGGACGGCTGCCGGGCACCGCGCGGCTGACCGAGGTGATCGATGCCCGGCTGGCCGCCGCGGCCACCGCCGGACACCCCGTCCTGGAACTCCTCGCGCTGTGA
- a CDS encoding NPP1 family protein, giving the protein MLFGATVLTVALPSAVAQADNLPNLPQNAGGYESSFSPAYDYDGDGCYPVAAIAPDGTLNPGLNTTGAVNGNCRDQSDLDRTQTYARSKCNNGWCAVVYASYFEKDQAVAGSGLGGHRHDFEHVISWINQASNQVEYVSTTQHSSQKTYARSEVRFDGTHPKIVYHKDGLGTHFFRLANNNDEPPENHYHNWRYPPLVDWNGWPSVELRDRLMNADFGSATIKTTDKDDRFRNLLNASKPAGIPFDPWN; this is encoded by the coding sequence ATGCTCTTCGGCGCCACCGTCCTGACCGTCGCGCTCCCCTCGGCGGTGGCCCAGGCGGACAACCTGCCGAACCTGCCGCAGAACGCCGGGGGTTACGAGTCGTCCTTCTCGCCCGCGTACGACTACGACGGCGACGGCTGCTACCCCGTCGCCGCCATCGCCCCCGACGGGACGCTCAATCCCGGCCTGAACACCACGGGCGCCGTCAACGGCAACTGCCGTGACCAGTCCGACCTCGACCGGACGCAGACCTACGCCCGCTCGAAGTGCAACAACGGCTGGTGTGCCGTCGTGTACGCCAGCTACTTCGAGAAGGACCAGGCGGTGGCCGGCAGCGGCCTCGGCGGACACCGTCACGACTTCGAGCACGTCATCTCCTGGATCAACCAGGCGTCCAACCAGGTGGAGTACGTCTCGACCACGCAGCACTCCAGCCAGAAGACGTACGCGCGTTCGGAGGTGCGGTTCGACGGCACGCACCCCAAGATCGTCTACCACAAGGACGGCCTGGGCACGCACTTCTTCCGCCTCGCCAACAACAACGACGAGCCGCCGGAGAACCACTACCACAACTGGCGTTACCCTCCGCTCGTGGACTGGAACGGCTGGCCGAGCGTCGAGCTGCGCGACCGGCTGATGAACGCGGACTTCGGGTCGGCCACCATCAAGACCACGGACAAGGACGACCGCTTCCGCAATCTCCTGAACGCCTCCAAGCCCGCCGGGATCCCGTTCGACCCGTGGAACTGA